The Akkermansia sp. N21116 genome includes a region encoding these proteins:
- a CDS encoding Hsp70 family protein — MKSICIGIDFGTTNTLVSYIEDKSKFPVLSRLGRSSDSMPTTIHIDSGGSPCFGDDANDYCEYDSSGYVRGFKLWLGGTRTLKRENSEKEYSAVELTMEFLKHIREKCEQESLQGHYHLDRAVITIPVSFSPARKADLKKAAQKAGFQEVILVPEPEAAGKAFCTLCPEEAFKGSALIVDWGGGTLDLSLVQRTEEGFKVQKAYSRGDETMGGEVLDTIMWNHVANRLKLKFGIDLGKEPVAKRYALRKRIRQAKEKLSLLNDYTLLLPLQEGLQRISIFRQEWEEVIGSQLGKVVQMVEDILARLAADHQPPPNIILLVGGSSKTPRLRELLEQRTSIPCKFWDKGMEAVGLGAALFDIQQRESSQIPGNDLSGMGDDSSSSKRQPHKLNVEAWEMLSGCVKTVDIQGNQFDVRIPSGVAAGTRLRLPASKTKGLGDIELELVLQDSGDAKEKPLYIEGLEYLHGINGHRIDYREAANYFTRGYEQGDLNAAYMLCECYREGFGVPRDPSFAFKLAEFLIERGYFPAYYHLSEAWRTGKGVPMDQQKVKDFSDKLKRTCSQPVAGIDEILRYDSLMKNELSKEKPDTRELERLARLNFKISNLPTRFGFLVAALLSKDVEESPSAREEIRKLLDEGCKQGDLFSFLFKGGLLCGEDHSIFAPDKDKGISLLRKAASYGEPAALFLYSEELDNESQSKQVLNRFWNVCRLGASCIPGDKELNCAIRLEPSPFACVWNVYERSIAMPLLAQERLEQLVTQFPPQLVLKNENSHTLHNIKIRICCGDKQLDRTIEIPSSLSSDDELKINPLDYDLELGEDLYVEVYSGARCSRMDLRNIIKISDFMRGSPPLAMWWEEGFFDGFILRLACRDGSISNVIVRKEGGASTSPIYLNTNQEPPSIGWVEFSDDASLSENEMFWIESAEYPPILGRILTTPDDSGSSDWETAAKIVGGGLLGILAAGS, encoded by the coding sequence ATGAAATCCATCTGCATAGGTATTGATTTTGGAACAACAAATACACTTGTTTCATACATTGAAGACAAGAGCAAATTTCCGGTGCTGAGCCGTTTGGGACGGAGCAGCGACAGCATGCCTACGACCATCCACATCGATTCCGGAGGAAGTCCCTGTTTCGGAGACGATGCAAATGATTATTGCGAATATGATTCATCCGGCTATGTGAGAGGGTTCAAACTGTGGCTCGGTGGAACTAGGACACTGAAACGGGAAAATTCGGAAAAGGAATATTCCGCTGTCGAACTGACCATGGAATTCCTGAAGCATATTCGTGAAAAATGCGAACAGGAATCCCTTCAAGGCCATTATCACCTGGACCGGGCAGTCATCACCATTCCCGTCAGTTTCAGCCCGGCTCGCAAAGCGGATCTGAAGAAGGCGGCACAAAAAGCGGGATTTCAGGAGGTGATTCTCGTGCCGGAGCCGGAAGCTGCAGGAAAAGCCTTTTGCACATTGTGTCCGGAAGAAGCCTTTAAGGGTTCGGCTTTAATTGTGGACTGGGGAGGAGGCACCCTCGATTTAAGCCTGGTCCAGCGTACTGAAGAAGGCTTCAAGGTTCAAAAAGCCTACAGCCGGGGAGACGAAACCATGGGAGGGGAAGTATTGGACACGATCATGTGGAATCATGTAGCCAACAGATTAAAACTGAAATTCGGAATTGATTTAGGGAAGGAACCTGTTGCCAAACGGTATGCTTTACGGAAAAGAATCAGACAAGCGAAGGAAAAACTCTCTTTATTAAATGATTATACATTGCTGCTTCCTCTGCAGGAGGGACTTCAACGCATTTCCATATTCCGGCAGGAATGGGAAGAGGTCATTGGTTCTCAACTTGGAAAAGTTGTTCAAATGGTCGAAGATATTCTAGCTCGGCTGGCTGCCGACCATCAGCCACCCCCCAATATTATTCTTCTGGTGGGAGGAAGCAGCAAGACACCCCGGCTCAGGGAACTGTTGGAGCAAAGGACAAGTATCCCCTGCAAATTCTGGGACAAAGGCATGGAAGCCGTCGGACTGGGAGCAGCACTTTTCGATATTCAACAAAGGGAAAGTTCCCAGATTCCGGGAAATGATCTGTCCGGCATGGGAGATGATTCCTCTTCCTCAAAAAGACAACCTCATAAATTGAATGTCGAGGCTTGGGAAATGCTTTCCGGGTGTGTAAAGACTGTTGATATTCAAGGGAATCAATTTGATGTGCGCATTCCGTCTGGAGTTGCTGCCGGGACAAGATTGCGCCTCCCTGCCTCTAAAACCAAGGGGCTAGGAGATATTGAATTGGAGCTTGTTTTACAGGATTCTGGAGACGCAAAAGAAAAACCTTTGTATATAGAGGGGCTGGAATATCTGCACGGGATTAACGGCCATCGAATCGATTACCGGGAAGCCGCTAATTATTTTACAAGAGGATATGAGCAGGGAGATTTGAATGCCGCTTACATGCTATGCGAGTGCTATCGGGAGGGATTTGGGGTTCCGCGAGATCCAAGCTTTGCCTTCAAGCTCGCCGAGTTTCTGATTGAACGCGGCTACTTCCCGGCCTATTACCATTTGTCAGAAGCGTGGAGGACAGGAAAAGGCGTTCCCATGGATCAGCAAAAAGTAAAAGATTTTTCTGATAAGCTTAAAAGAACCTGTTCTCAGCCTGTTGCAGGCATTGATGAGATTTTGCGCTACGATTCATTGATGAAAAATGAATTATCGAAGGAAAAGCCTGACACTCGGGAACTGGAACGCCTCGCCAGACTTAATTTCAAGATCTCAAATCTGCCTACGCGTTTTGGTTTCCTTGTAGCTGCCTTGTTGTCAAAGGATGTCGAAGAGAGTCCGTCTGCCAGAGAAGAAATTCGCAAGTTATTGGATGAAGGTTGTAAACAGGGGGATCTCTTCTCTTTTCTTTTTAAGGGAGGTTTATTGTGCGGAGAAGATCATTCCATTTTTGCACCAGACAAAGACAAAGGAATCAGTTTGCTAAGGAAGGCTGCAAGTTATGGAGAGCCGGCAGCGTTGTTTCTGTATTCCGAAGAACTGGACAACGAATCACAAAGCAAACAAGTATTGAACAGGTTCTGGAATGTTTGCAGACTGGGAGCATCTTGTATACCAGGAGACAAAGAGTTGAATTGTGCGATCAGACTTGAACCAAGTCCTTTTGCATGCGTATGGAATGTCTATGAAAGAAGCATTGCGATGCCTCTGCTGGCACAGGAACGATTGGAGCAGCTTGTAACCCAGTTCCCTCCTCAACTGGTTCTCAAAAATGAAAATTCCCATACTTTACATAACATTAAAATCAGGATTTGTTGCGGTGACAAACAGTTGGACAGAACAATAGAGATACCCTCCTCTTTGTCTTCGGATGATGAGCTGAAGATTAATCCTCTGGATTACGATTTAGAATTGGGCGAAGACTTATACGTCGAAGTATATTCGGGAGCCCGCTGTTCAAGAATGGATCTTAGGAATATAATCAAAATAAGCGATTTCATGCGTGGCTCTCCTCCGCTTGCCATGTGGTGGGAAGAAGGATTCTTTGACGGTTTTATTCTCAGACTCGCGTGCAGGGATGGAAGTATCAGCAATGTCATCGTCCGCAAAGAAGGAGGAGCTAGTACAAGTCCTATATATTTGAATACCAATCAAGAGCCTCCTTCTATAGGATGGGTGGAATTTAGCGATGATGCAAGCTTGAGTGAAAATGAAATGTTCTGGATAGAATCGGCTGAATATCCTCCTATCCTGGGACGTATTTTAACGACACCTGATGATTCTGGAAGCTCAGACTGGGAAACTGCCGCTAAAATAGTGGGTGGCGGTCTTCTGGGGATTCTTGCTGCCGGTTCCTGA
- a CDS encoding dynamin family protein, with amino-acid sequence MRDSWDSKRLQERFQAFLLQMAAFFEKYPALHEEARALHHIADAACRPFSVAVFGRVKAGKSSLVNALIGKELAIMGSEEATATINRISHASREMNQYFTVHWKDAPAESFPLEKLHTDWTGKDDRVIDRVRRTSFLELFSDAEALKHTRIIDTPGTGSANDDHEKVAQNFLDAEKSSIAEGEKADALIYVFGYLGKEADEQSLQTFRKGCLPGSSPYNSVGVFHLWDNTYWDNGGDMSDIERKAEQLKNHMRDVVADIIPVSAPLALAAQLAPDGFFDRLQSVILSLSEEELLAALKRDTRWDREEEQASIRSMCPWLPWPSFRVLVRHMFRMGNSEAVRHKKALRELSGIDRLLSFLEEKFFRRGAIIKQRQSRAKARHTIEHAYWTLEGVQERLEQEQEHWSILEMAVEAPSTKLWVYEKKAEGKQELAVLLQHWEEADRFRIIEEELLAELDHDVEILDSLDKSLAFLPPDARQYIRLLLEGSLDSSNWDQERADDFRKTYTLVCEAVTGAPDRETRTTAEHIRHRMESIQSPFNEKRS; translated from the coding sequence ATGAGAGACTCCTGGGACAGTAAGCGCCTGCAGGAACGTTTCCAAGCGTTCCTGCTGCAAATGGCGGCATTCTTTGAGAAGTACCCGGCTTTACACGAAGAAGCCCGTGCGTTGCATCACATCGCCGACGCCGCCTGCCGACCGTTCAGCGTCGCCGTGTTTGGCAGGGTTAAGGCCGGGAAAAGTTCCCTGGTCAACGCCTTGATCGGTAAAGAACTGGCCATCATGGGATCGGAAGAAGCAACGGCAACCATCAACCGCATTTCCCATGCCAGCCGGGAAATGAATCAATACTTCACCGTTCATTGGAAGGATGCCCCTGCGGAGTCCTTCCCTCTGGAAAAACTCCATACCGACTGGACCGGGAAGGATGACCGGGTGATCGACCGGGTAAGGAGAACTTCATTCCTTGAATTATTCTCGGATGCCGAAGCGTTGAAACATACCCGCATCATCGATACGCCGGGCACGGGGAGCGCGAATGACGACCATGAAAAAGTGGCTCAGAACTTTCTGGATGCCGAAAAGTCCAGCATTGCAGAGGGAGAAAAGGCCGATGCCCTGATTTACGTCTTCGGTTACCTGGGGAAGGAGGCGGATGAACAATCCCTGCAGACTTTCAGGAAAGGCTGTCTGCCAGGATCCTCCCCCTATAACAGCGTGGGAGTATTCCACCTCTGGGATAATACCTACTGGGACAACGGAGGAGATATGAGCGATATAGAAAGGAAAGCAGAGCAGCTGAAGAACCATATGCGGGATGTGGTTGCCGATATCATTCCCGTCAGCGCTCCATTGGCCTTGGCTGCCCAACTGGCTCCCGACGGCTTTTTCGATCGTCTGCAATCGGTTATTCTCTCCCTTTCGGAAGAAGAACTTCTGGCGGCTCTCAAAAGAGATACCCGCTGGGACAGAGAGGAAGAACAAGCCTCTATCCGGAGCATGTGTCCCTGGCTGCCGTGGCCGAGTTTCCGGGTGCTTGTCCGGCACATGTTCCGCATGGGAAACTCCGAAGCGGTTCGGCACAAGAAAGCCCTTCGGGAACTGAGCGGAATAGACAGATTACTGAGTTTTCTGGAAGAAAAATTCTTCAGGCGGGGTGCCATCATCAAACAAAGACAAAGCCGGGCCAAAGCCCGCCATACGATAGAACATGCTTACTGGACCTTGGAAGGAGTTCAAGAGAGACTGGAACAGGAGCAGGAACACTGGAGCATTCTGGAAATGGCAGTGGAAGCCCCTTCGACCAAATTGTGGGTTTATGAGAAAAAAGCGGAGGGGAAACAGGAACTGGCTGTACTGCTCCAACATTGGGAAGAGGCGGATCGTTTCCGCATCATTGAGGAAGAACTCCTTGCCGAGCTCGATCATGATGTAGAAATCCTGGATTCCCTCGACAAGTCTCTGGCATTCCTTCCTCCGGATGCACGGCAGTATATCCGGCTGCTTCTTGAAGGTTCTCTTGATTCCTCCAACTGGGATCAAGAGAGAGCTGATGACTTTCGCAAAACCTACACTCTCGTATGTGAAGCCGTTACCGGAGCTCCGGACAGAGAAACGCGAACAACAGCCGAACATATACGGCATCGAATGGAAAGTATCCAATCCCCTTTTAATGAAAAAAGATCATGA